One part of the Natrinema salinisoli genome encodes these proteins:
- a CDS encoding tripartite tricarboxylate transporter TctB family protein, whose translation MSESYLKTDGEALKWHLKDAGITTVVLLLAIYFFTLTSEFADVTASTGDPGAAFWPRIVLGVMIIASTANLGIIAYRIKTNTAPSADSALADVDDESTSDTETEDNRLTYLSTIGLLLLYVGLLDTVGFVVLTPFFLIITGWNVGYRSPIKLVVFGFVTGVVLQVVFRNFFNIVLPRGAGIFRGISLFFEGLI comes from the coding sequence ATGAGTGAAAGCTACTTGAAAACTGACGGAGAAGCCTTGAAATGGCACCTGAAGGACGCGGGTATCACAACAGTAGTCCTGCTACTCGCAATATACTTCTTCACACTAACATCGGAGTTTGCCGATGTAACAGCATCCACCGGGGATCCAGGAGCAGCATTCTGGCCACGTATCGTGCTAGGGGTTATGATTATCGCAAGCACAGCCAATCTCGGTATCATCGCCTACCGGATAAAGACCAATACTGCACCCTCTGCAGATAGCGCGCTCGCAGACGTGGATGACGAGTCAACGTCCGATACAGAAACAGAGGATAATCGACTTACGTACCTCAGTACTATCGGGCTTCTGCTCCTGTACGTGGGTCTGCTAGATACGGTCGGCTTCGTCGTACTCACACCATTCTTCCTGATCATCACAGGATGGAACGTCGGATACCGATCACCGATCAAACTAGTTGTATTCGGCTTTGTGACCGGTGTCGTCCTTCAGGTCGTGTTCAGGAACTTCTTTAATATCGTTCTCCCTCGAGGAGCTGGTATATTCCGCGGGATCAGCCTCTTCTTTGAGGGTCTTATATGA
- a CDS encoding MBL fold metallo-hydrolase, whose amino-acid sequence MIEAGSNKQEWYIEDESVHIPQNVFIFDDEQTLVLDTFSPASTDKVLQDIEHVLDGRELDYLVVSHPDVPHAGNTMAILEKYPNAELVAPAYGKGHELYHLEDSRLVEEGDTIDLGEHVVEFHEATFLDAAVSLWMTDQLTETLFPIDWLGFPHLGTEELTFVDELETEITPNRLEEFHGRVFFWFQYVDVEKIQREIDRLIEKFQPAIIAPGHGLVIREEPEQYMEMIKPVIESINSDGRVGTLG is encoded by the coding sequence ATGATCGAAGCAGGATCGAACAAGCAGGAATGGTACATCGAGGATGAATCTGTTCATATCCCACAGAACGTCTTCATATTCGATGATGAGCAGACATTGGTACTCGATACCTTTTCACCGGCGTCGACAGACAAGGTGCTACAGGATATTGAACATGTCCTAGATGGGCGAGAACTTGATTATCTGGTAGTGTCGCACCCAGACGTTCCTCACGCGGGTAATACGATGGCGATCCTTGAAAAATACCCTAACGCTGAACTGGTCGCCCCTGCATATGGGAAGGGTCACGAGCTCTACCATCTCGAGGACTCACGACTCGTCGAAGAGGGAGATACGATAGATCTCGGTGAACACGTCGTTGAATTCCACGAGGCAACGTTCCTTGATGCAGCTGTCTCATTGTGGATGACCGATCAGTTGACGGAGACGCTGTTCCCCATTGACTGGCTCGGATTTCCTCATCTTGGGACTGAGGAACTCACCTTTGTAGACGAGCTAGAGACCGAAATCACGCCCAACCGGCTTGAAGAGTTCCACGGTCGTGTGTTCTTCTGGTTCCAGTACGTAGATGTAGAGAAGATCCAGCGTGAGATTGACCGTCTTATCGAGAAGTTCCAGCCAGCAATAATCGCCCCAGGACACGGATTGGTGATACGAGAGGAACCCGAGCAGTATATGGAAATGATCAAGCCAGTGATTGAATCGATAAATTCTGATGGACGTGTGGGGACCCTCGGATAA
- a CDS encoding fumarylacetoacetate hydrolase family protein — MRIVRFTPSDGIVRPGIHLHSEDTVIDVPTVGNSLDIGVPSSVQSLLAEPCWQEKLELIQTHARESGEGLIDREKVSFDAPITDPQKIICVGLNYREHVEEAGDTAPDNPVLFAKYPTAITGPEKPIRWDPNHTSEVDYEAELAVVIGEEGRRINESDARDYVAGYTVANDVSARDLQFSDEQWVRGKTLDTFCPLGPRIVTDEEITDPESLEIWADLNGERMQESTTDNLLFGIDNLISFCSDAFTLTPGDVILTGTPPGVGKFREPPTLLDDTDEITVGIEGIGELTNPCVHEPTTDFDRDVDG, encoded by the coding sequence ATGCGTATTGTCAGATTCACACCCAGTGATGGGATAGTACGACCAGGAATTCATCTTCATAGCGAGGATACTGTAATTGACGTGCCCACAGTCGGCAATTCCCTCGATATAGGGGTTCCATCGTCTGTTCAGTCGCTGCTAGCAGAACCATGTTGGCAAGAAAAACTTGAACTGATTCAAACTCATGCCAGAGAGTCAGGAGAGGGCTTGATCGATCGTGAGAAAGTATCATTTGATGCTCCGATCACGGATCCACAGAAGATCATCTGCGTCGGCCTCAATTACAGAGAACACGTTGAGGAGGCTGGGGATACAGCACCCGACAATCCGGTTTTATTCGCGAAATACCCGACCGCTATTACAGGCCCAGAAAAGCCGATCAGGTGGGACCCGAATCACACATCAGAGGTCGACTACGAGGCCGAATTAGCTGTTGTAATTGGTGAAGAGGGTCGCCGTATTAACGAAAGTGATGCTCGAGACTACGTCGCGGGCTATACTGTCGCGAACGATGTTTCAGCACGCGATCTACAGTTTTCCGATGAACAATGGGTTCGTGGGAAGACACTGGATACGTTCTGTCCGCTTGGGCCGAGGATCGTGACTGATGAAGAGATAACTGACCCGGAATCCCTCGAGATATGGGCGGACTTGAACGGTGAACGCATGCAGGAATCAACGACAGACAATCTTCTCTTCGGGATTGACAATCTTATCTCCTTCTGCAGTGACGCGTTTACATTGACACCAGGAGATGTCATCTTAACCGGGACACCACCCGGCGTTGGCAAGTTCCGGGAGCCGCCAACTCTCTTGGACGACACAGATGAAATAACGGTTGGCATTGAAGGTATTGGTGAGCTCACAAACCCGTGTGTCCATGAACCAACGACGGACTTTGATCGAGACGTCGATGGCTAA
- a CDS encoding DUF7260 family protein, with amino-acid sequence MKRGPLEGAGRQTTATSSACSVAVFVLLTLGFVLVIVSKIIEGQFPAGGRRTKIAWDTAIIGQIPVAITAVQQERELLQQEIDAFDKFIVEVKSITVPTNSTDSLGPTLTSQTNVSSSGLQEVQNAYRTTIMDMDHFDQEYGEELHENMAVELTDNVATAVTNGHQFSHPLKQAVIQQSHLSKSQRESLLQTVDLERESLEHAKEKLQEINPDFEYGTDLSSLTLTNLFCYDRRLRQCMAKYEQLLSNRQNHIQSHSKVGSKIGQPYVQFYLYESLEVTFPVLSATINQYSLLREQQQKIHQKIIY; translated from the coding sequence ATGAAAAGAGGACCATTAGAAGGAGCTGGTCGACAGACGACGGCAACTAGTTCTGCCTGTAGCGTGGCGGTTTTTGTCCTTCTAACGCTGGGGTTCGTACTCGTGATCGTGAGTAAAATCATTGAAGGGCAATTTCCTGCAGGTGGTCGAAGAACTAAGATAGCTTGGGACACAGCCATCATCGGCCAGATCCCTGTAGCGATAACAGCTGTCCAGCAGGAACGTGAGCTGTTACAACAGGAAATAGATGCGTTTGACAAGTTCATAGTTGAGGTTAAATCGATCACGGTTCCAACGAACAGTACAGATAGTCTCGGCCCTACTCTCACCAGCCAGACCAACGTGAGCAGTAGCGGACTTCAGGAGGTTCAAAATGCCTACCGAACTACAATCATGGATATGGACCATTTCGATCAGGAGTATGGTGAAGAGTTACACGAAAATATGGCTGTTGAACTAACTGATAATGTTGCAACAGCAGTTACGAATGGCCATCAGTTCTCGCACCCGCTTAAACAAGCGGTGATACAGCAATCTCATCTGTCCAAGTCCCAGCGGGAGTCGTTACTGCAAACAGTTGATTTAGAACGTGAATCGCTTGAGCACGCCAAAGAGAAGTTACAAGAAATCAATCCTGATTTTGAATACGGGACAGATCTGTCCAGTCTTACTCTTACCAACCTTTTTTGCTATGACCGCCGTCTACGTCAATGTATGGCGAAATATGAACAACTACTTAGTAATCGTCAGAACCATATTCAATCCCACAGCAAGGTAGGATCAAAGATTGGACAACCGTATGTTCAGTTCTATCTTTACGAATCCCTTGAGGTCACCTTCCCAGTACTATCTGCTACTATAAATCAGTACAGTCTGCTTCGGGAACAGCAACAAAAAATTCACCAAAAGATTATATATTGA
- a CDS encoding DUF7544 domain-containing protein produces the protein MSLHALENIGEAFSVTREFLTPIDVRRWLKLALIVFFVGSGVSFPSAQFNTSTPSAYVPESGLPFNAPVNIVTLVVALIVAGLILGALLALIGAIMEFVLIESLRTGEVSIRRYWSQRWRQGLRLFGFRIAIGVPMFALVAGWFALTVVPILTGLDPTIPFAAFLIGIPVLFIIGLLYALVSGLTTVFVVPLMIQTDSGVLTAWRRLWGSIKTAWKQYLTYIVIAFLLTVAAGIIASSVVGIIAIVLLIPVLIVAGITHVTVSLSSTIGIVLLVGFALLFGLAMLVISTLAQVPVVMYLRYYALLVLGDIEESFDILSDHRPSTEEP, from the coding sequence ATGTCCCTCCACGCCCTCGAAAATATCGGGGAGGCGTTCAGCGTCACCCGGGAGTTCCTAACGCCGATCGATGTGCGCCGCTGGCTGAAGCTCGCGCTCATCGTGTTCTTTGTCGGGAGTGGCGTGAGCTTCCCATCGGCACAGTTCAACACGTCGACGCCATCCGCATATGTCCCTGAAAGCGGTCTCCCGTTCAACGCCCCGGTAAACATCGTAACGCTCGTCGTCGCACTCATCGTTGCCGGACTCATCCTCGGTGCGCTGTTAGCACTCATCGGGGCGATCATGGAATTCGTGCTGATCGAATCGCTTCGAACCGGCGAGGTGTCGATCCGACGTTACTGGAGCCAACGCTGGCGACAGGGACTCCGTCTGTTCGGGTTCCGGATCGCGATCGGGGTCCCCATGTTCGCACTGGTTGCTGGGTGGTTCGCGCTGACCGTCGTCCCGATCCTGACTGGGCTTGACCCCACGATTCCCTTCGCAGCATTCCTCATCGGGATCCCGGTGTTATTCATCATCGGTCTCTTGTACGCGCTGGTGTCAGGGTTGACGACCGTGTTCGTCGTGCCGCTCATGATTCAGACGGATTCGGGCGTACTCACGGCGTGGCGTCGCCTCTGGGGTTCGATCAAGACAGCGTGGAAACAGTATCTAACGTATATCGTGATCGCGTTCCTGCTGACGGTCGCGGCCGGGATCATCGCCTCGAGCGTTGTCGGAATCATCGCGATCGTGCTTCTCATTCCCGTTCTCATCGTGGCCGGAATCACGCACGTGACCGTCTCACTGTCGTCGACAATCGGGATCGTCCTCCTCGTCGGGTTCGCACTCCTGTTCGGGCTGGCGATGCTCGTCATCTCGACGCTCGCGCAGGTCCCGGTCGTGATGTATCTCCGATACTACGCGCTGCTCGTACTCGGCGATATTGAGGAGTCATTCGACATCCTTTCCGATCATCGACCGTCAACGGAAGAACCGTGA
- a CDS encoding tripartite tricarboxylate transporter permease — MGESSAGRELITTHIISIIMGLVSNIVAGFSTLLSPVNMLLFLGALALGMFSGAIPGMSGLMAVVLLIPLTYVLDPSTAIMVLGVIYVASVYGGSLSAILFKVPGQSNSVMTTLDGYEMNQNGRLSEAISTAVFASAVGGIIGTVILILFSPTLAEWAVGMSDAEFFAVIFMGLALVSTIGADNITKSVMMMAIGLFIGTVGLDPTTSQTRFTFGLRSLFTGIGFVPIILGTFAVAEVFNQIRSGGQMVVSDSNDDTSDVSDVSWLPPFNYFKRFPKIIPVNSVLGTLIGVLPGAGATTGALFGYTFAQRIVPKNVREKFGTGIPEGVAAPEAANNSAAAGAFVPLLTLGIPGSGTTAVILAAFILHGLRPGPALIENQTNLVYTLFAGLLLANIGILLLNRLVVRSYLKVRLIPQSILLTLILMFTVIGAFAINNIMLDVWIMIVAGVIAYYLLDYSYPVTPLVIGLVLGPLAEPSLRRALVKSGGDMSVFFTRPISGVLMVAGILLFTVPLILDNRDGIRTIISTRVRSHE; from the coding sequence GTGGGCGAATCAAGTGCAGGCCGAGAGCTCATAACCACACATATAATATCCATCATCATGGGATTAGTAAGTAATATTGTAGCCGGATTCTCTACCCTGCTGTCCCCGGTGAACATGCTGCTTTTCCTCGGTGCTTTAGCACTGGGTATGTTCAGCGGGGCAATTCCCGGAATGAGCGGTCTCATGGCCGTCGTCCTGTTGATTCCGCTGACATACGTGCTCGATCCTTCGACCGCGATCATGGTCTTAGGTGTAATCTACGTAGCTAGCGTATACGGCGGATCACTCAGCGCGATTCTGTTCAAGGTTCCGGGCCAGTCCAACTCAGTTATGACCACATTGGATGGTTATGAAATGAATCAAAACGGCCGACTCTCGGAAGCAATCAGTACTGCGGTGTTTGCGTCAGCGGTCGGTGGAATTATCGGGACAGTCATCCTCATCCTGTTCTCCCCGACGCTTGCAGAATGGGCAGTCGGAATGTCTGATGCCGAGTTCTTCGCCGTGATCTTCATGGGATTAGCACTGGTATCGACTATCGGCGCAGACAATATCACGAAATCAGTTATGATGATGGCGATCGGCCTCTTTATCGGAACGGTCGGTCTCGATCCAACAACTTCCCAGACGAGATTCACATTCGGCCTCCGATCATTATTCACAGGGATCGGATTTGTCCCAATCATTCTCGGTACTTTTGCCGTTGCAGAGGTCTTCAACCAGATCCGCTCCGGCGGGCAGATGGTTGTTAGCGATTCCAATGACGACACATCGGATGTTTCCGACGTCTCGTGGCTCCCACCATTTAATTACTTCAAACGGTTTCCGAAGATCATCCCAGTAAACTCGGTCCTTGGAACACTTATTGGAGTACTTCCTGGTGCTGGTGCAACGACAGGCGCCCTATTCGGTTATACATTTGCCCAGCGGATTGTGCCAAAAAACGTCCGAGAAAAATTCGGGACCGGGATCCCAGAAGGTGTTGCGGCCCCAGAGGCTGCGAACAACTCCGCTGCGGCAGGAGCCTTTGTTCCGCTCCTTACACTGGGAATTCCCGGCAGTGGAACAACAGCAGTGATCCTTGCAGCGTTTATCCTTCACGGGCTCCGACCCGGCCCGGCCCTTATTGAGAATCAGACTAACCTTGTATACACCCTCTTTGCCGGGTTACTCTTAGCAAATATCGGTATCCTCCTTCTCAATCGGCTAGTCGTCCGTTCGTATCTCAAGGTCCGGTTGATCCCCCAATCGATTCTTCTAACCCTCATACTGATGTTCACTGTCATCGGTGCATTTGCGATCAACAACATCATGTTAGATGTATGGATTATGATCGTTGCCGGGGTGATAGCATACTACCTTCTGGATTATAGCTATCCGGTCACCCCACTCGTAATCGGTCTCGTACTCGGCCCGCTCGCAGAACCTAGCCTCCGTCGAGCACTCGTTAAAAGCGGTGGAGACATGTCCGTGTTCTTCACCCGACCGATCTCTGGTGTCCTCATGGTCGCTGGAATCCTGCTGTTCACTGTGCCACTGATCTTGGACAACCGCGACGGAATCCGAACCATCATCAGCACACGGGTGAGATCACATGAGTGA
- a CDS encoding IclR family transcriptional regulator gives MEDTDTLGLVKSDIRLLEIISTLQEIDGGGVTEVAECTGMNTSTVHKHLKTLHHERFVQKQGTEYHLGLKFLDLGRYLQNKTELIAIAEEHLRDLADSVDELVSLSVKEYDYGVYLYSCNDKYDIQGATKQKIGQSRFDLHTSSAGKSILAQLDDEQVESVIEEHGLDAETENTITDREKLFSELEEIRNKGFALNRGERIEGVWAIGSGFYSPVGDCYAALSITCPEHRLANDEIREKYAEELFNTINEIEIKLRFKDQD, from the coding sequence ATGGAAGACACAGACACACTCGGTCTGGTCAAGTCTGATATACGCCTATTAGAGATTATCTCCACGCTTCAAGAGATCGATGGCGGAGGTGTAACCGAGGTCGCAGAATGTACTGGGATGAACACTAGTACTGTCCACAAGCATTTGAAGACGCTCCACCACGAGCGTTTTGTCCAGAAACAGGGGACGGAATATCATCTTGGGCTTAAGTTCCTAGACCTTGGAAGATATCTTCAGAACAAAACGGAGTTAATAGCCATCGCAGAGGAACATCTACGAGACCTAGCCGATAGTGTTGATGAACTGGTATCGCTCTCTGTAAAGGAGTACGACTACGGAGTCTATCTCTATTCGTGTAACGACAAATACGATATACAGGGCGCAACGAAGCAAAAAATCGGCCAATCCCGATTTGACCTCCATACCAGCTCTGCCGGTAAAAGCATTCTCGCTCAACTCGATGATGAACAGGTTGAATCAGTCATAGAGGAGCACGGACTTGATGCAGAGACGGAGAACACGATCACCGATCGGGAGAAGCTGTTTTCTGAACTTGAAGAGATTCGGAACAAGGGGTTTGCATTGAACCGAGGAGAACGCATTGAAGGCGTCTGGGCTATCGGATCGGGGTTTTATTCACCTGTCGGGGATTGCTATGCGGCACTCAGTATTACTTGTCCTGAGCACCGGCTCGCTAACGATGAAATCCGCGAGAAATACGCCGAGGAACTCTTTAACACAATAAATGAAATAGAGATAAAGCTCCGGTTCAAAGATCAAGACTGA
- a CDS encoding tripartite tricarboxylate transporter substrate-binding protein — protein sequence MTDATRAYNRREVIGAAGVLSTVGFAGCIGGSSGSGGTEYPSRDLEVVVGYGAGGGTDTLHRGIARPAESILQERGNDVSINVSNITGARSLNSANYVLEQPADGYTIWANTMGIAANIANGNASFTIDDWQPLMQIQHDTSWMFTSGREGNGVDDIDELISIMDSNSSQATIGVVGQPSSATFVLQWTNALDLLDGYRLVSYDDAGRMRTDTMSGELDASFGEIQELTEQYESGDVELILVGVEESIDEFPNVPTVADIGAPDATYGVSRGVALKSGVEQERVDYLHELYQEAMESEEYQQLEEETMVHLREGYLPPEEYRQQIQRNIEVIEQSIEWANQVQAESS from the coding sequence ATGACAGACGCGACAAGAGCATACAATCGGCGAGAAGTTATCGGAGCAGCAGGTGTACTGAGTACGGTCGGCTTCGCAGGGTGCATCGGAGGTAGCTCAGGCTCAGGAGGCACTGAGTATCCTTCCCGTGACCTAGAAGTGGTTGTCGGATACGGTGCCGGTGGCGGAACTGACACCCTCCACCGGGGGATCGCCAGGCCAGCCGAATCAATTCTCCAAGAGCGAGGCAACGATGTATCGATCAACGTGAGTAATATCACGGGTGCACGAAGTCTCAACTCCGCCAACTACGTGTTAGAGCAGCCGGCGGACGGATACACCATCTGGGCAAATACGATGGGAATTGCCGCGAATATCGCTAATGGCAACGCATCGTTCACCATCGACGACTGGCAACCCCTGATGCAGATTCAGCATGATACCAGTTGGATGTTCACGAGTGGACGCGAAGGAAACGGTGTCGATGATATTGATGAACTAATCAGCATCATGGACTCCAACTCAAGCCAAGCAACAATCGGGGTCGTCGGACAACCGTCAAGTGCCACGTTCGTCCTCCAATGGACTAACGCACTGGACCTTCTCGACGGGTACAGACTCGTCTCATACGATGATGCTGGCCGGATGCGTACTGATACGATGTCGGGGGAACTTGATGCCTCGTTCGGTGAGATTCAAGAGCTCACAGAACAGTACGAATCCGGTGACGTCGAACTCATCCTAGTTGGTGTTGAAGAATCGATCGATGAGTTCCCGAATGTCCCCACGGTAGCAGATATCGGTGCTCCAGACGCAACGTATGGTGTTTCGCGGGGTGTTGCATTAAAATCCGGTGTCGAACAAGAACGAGTGGACTACCTCCATGAACTCTACCAAGAAGCGATGGAAAGTGAAGAATACCAACAGCTGGAGGAAGAGACAATGGTCCACCTGAGAGAGGGGTACCTGCCACCAGAAGAGTACCGACAACAGATCCAACGGAATATCGAGGTGATTGAACAGTCCATCGAGTGGGCGAATCAAGTGCAGGCCGAGAGCTCATAA
- a CDS encoding VirB4 family type IV secretion system protein: protein MITMRDLPLQSGSRAISRVVEWLSNPTSAEGAALYVGIVVVLGAVGKFLWDKYTEDDEEEVEFSDMLDEETLEEGHAERQLLDDIAESHKTVTAPAAIEWETRAARVGEQWTTTLYIADYPDYPNDGYLSDLFEMTDVQFDLTAHITPKNQERAPNELQDIADDLQVDADLEQSVRSAYLQERANEAAATYTAVENGASVFDQGLFITVRADEKDELRDAVQTVKSALRDDPANLTPKTAICRQDLALQSAAPIGDNEFGRTSIALGGAVGALLSSPHNATILEEGGVEFGIHKDNQSPVVIDPFARDNGYAMFTVGDTGSGKSFSSKQNFIRSIEQSKDRIGIILEPLNNWAGVSEALDAKRITVGGTLGLNPLEIRETPEHVQRAMGEDASPFNEKLDDAMSFLTNFFALRGISLGDRRTTLELGLKRAYKRNDITDDISTHGNPSPTIRDMMDVFEEMVDEPEEFVVRSDEEAGKIKEDATWLLDQLRPFEESGRHANLGQPSDFDIRDEKVIYLDLAQQEGSVDSSTALTMQLLISLVYERAKVSEKEVVFYIDEARYIMQDAASLAFLETVFRHHRHHDLSIRLVTQTVDEFFEHAESEAILDQCAVKQFHRLDGMDGEWADEFGLNYAQMRFVQDAVPGNEDAGFSEALVGVDGEWRGIKVKAMPKEKEIIDFDPTAQVRSSLPGAGDGAVGTEMQEFQEELENRATNDEDDDADIIAAEPDGGSAEGDSDG from the coding sequence ATGATCACGATGCGTGACCTGCCCCTCCAGTCTGGTAGCCGCGCTATCAGCCGGGTAGTCGAGTGGCTCTCGAACCCGACATCGGCCGAAGGTGCAGCACTCTACGTCGGGATCGTCGTCGTCCTCGGCGCCGTCGGGAAATTCCTCTGGGACAAGTATACCGAAGACGACGAAGAAGAGGTCGAGTTCTCGGACATGCTTGACGAGGAAACGCTCGAAGAAGGGCACGCCGAACGCCAGCTCCTCGACGACATTGCCGAGTCACACAAGACGGTCACGGCGCCGGCCGCCATCGAGTGGGAAACGCGGGCCGCACGTGTCGGGGAGCAGTGGACGACGACGCTGTACATCGCTGACTACCCGGATTACCCCAACGACGGCTACCTCAGCGACCTCTTCGAGATGACCGACGTGCAGTTCGACTTGACGGCCCACATCACGCCGAAGAACCAGGAACGGGCGCCAAACGAACTGCAGGATATCGCTGATGACCTCCAGGTCGACGCCGACCTCGAACAGAGCGTCCGGAGTGCCTATCTGCAGGAGCGCGCCAACGAGGCCGCAGCGACGTATACGGCCGTCGAGAACGGAGCGAGCGTCTTCGACCAGGGGCTGTTCATCACGGTGCGAGCTGACGAGAAAGACGAGCTCAGAGACGCCGTCCAGACGGTCAAGAGTGCACTCCGCGACGATCCGGCGAACCTCACGCCGAAGACCGCGATCTGCCGGCAGGACCTCGCCCTCCAGTCCGCCGCGCCCATCGGCGACAACGAGTTCGGCCGCACGTCGATCGCGCTCGGCGGCGCCGTGGGGGCGTTGCTCTCCTCGCCGCACAACGCGACGATTCTCGAGGAGGGCGGCGTTGAGTTCGGGATTCACAAGGACAACCAGAGCCCGGTCGTCATCGACCCGTTCGCTCGAGACAACGGGTACGCGATGTTCACCGTCGGCGACACGGGGTCGGGGAAGTCGTTCAGCTCCAAGCAGAACTTCATCCGGTCGATCGAGCAGAGCAAGGACCGCATCGGCATCATCCTCGAACCGCTGAACAACTGGGCTGGCGTCTCGGAGGCGCTCGATGCCAAGCGGATCACCGTCGGCGGGACGCTCGGCCTCAACCCCTTAGAGATTCGGGAGACCCCCGAACACGTGCAGCGAGCGATGGGTGAAGACGCCAGCCCGTTCAACGAGAAGCTCGACGACGCGATGAGCTTCCTCACCAACTTCTTCGCGCTTCGTGGGATCTCACTGGGCGACCGCCGGACGACGCTGGAACTCGGCCTCAAGCGTGCGTACAAGCGCAACGACATCACCGACGACATCTCCACGCACGGCAATCCGAGTCCGACCATCCGGGACATGATGGACGTCTTCGAGGAGATGGTTGACGAGCCCGAGGAGTTCGTCGTCCGGTCCGACGAGGAAGCGGGGAAGATCAAGGAGGACGCAACATGGCTGCTCGATCAGCTCCGCCCCTTCGAGGAAAGCGGTCGGCACGCAAATCTCGGGCAGCCATCGGATTTCGACATTCGCGACGAGAAGGTCATCTACCTCGATCTCGCCCAGCAGGAAGGCAGCGTCGACAGTAGTACGGCACTGACGATGCAGCTACTCATCTCGCTGGTCTACGAGCGGGCGAAGGTCTCGGAGAAGGAGGTCGTGTTCTACATCGACGAGGCCCGCTACATCATGCAGGACGCTGCGAGTCTTGCCTTCCTCGAGACGGTGTTCCGGCACCATCGACACCACGACCTCTCGATCCGGCTGGTCACGCAAACCGTCGACGAGTTCTTCGAACACGCGGAGTCCGAAGCGATTCTGGATCAGTGTGCGGTCAAGCAATTCCACCGATTGGACGGGATGGACGGAGAGTGGGCCGACGAGTTCGGGTTGAACTACGCGCAGATGCGGTTCGTCCAGGATGCCGTTCCCGGCAATGAGGATGCCGGCTTCTCCGAAGCGCTGGTCGGCGTCGACGGTGAGTGGCGCGGGATCAAGGTCAAAGCGATGCCCAAGGAGAAGGAGATCATCGACTTCGACCCGACTGCACAGGTTCGGTCCTCGCTCCCTGGCGCCGGCGACGGCGCCGTCGGTACCGAGATGCAGGAGTTCCAAGAGGAGCTCGAAAACCGAGCAACGAACGACGAAGACGACGACGCAGACATCATTGCGGCCGAACCGGACGGCGGGTCTGCCGAGGGGGATAGCGATGGGTGA
- a CDS encoding MBL fold metallo-hydrolase translates to MARQLTSEITWIHECYDHGDAHEHVSVYLIEESDGYIVVDTGSFYHRERITQEIKSEIGEKELKAIILSHSDYPHSSNVGVFREEWDDIEVFASCGSPAAQGLGTATRCNIGSTMEIVGRSFSFIDPPLADRSHTAWIFDHKTSTLFAADGFGTEHHEGQCSFTSKEFENGIPEEEIYRFHRDTLVWLRYVDPIQLRSALESILDEFEVENICPVHGNPIIGTDIDRYLDRLTGAAERISSEYEVGASDTARD, encoded by the coding sequence ATGGCACGACAACTCACCTCTGAGATCACATGGATCCACGAGTGTTACGATCACGGTGATGCTCATGAGCATGTCTCGGTCTATCTTATCGAAGAGTCCGACGGATACATCGTAGTTGATACTGGCTCATTTTATCACCGGGAACGGATCACACAGGAGATCAAGTCCGAAATCGGCGAAAAAGAGCTCAAGGCGATTATCCTGTCTCACTCAGATTATCCTCACTCGTCTAATGTTGGTGTGTTCCGTGAGGAATGGGATGATATCGAAGTGTTTGCCTCGTGTGGATCACCTGCCGCACAGGGACTTGGGACAGCTACCCGGTGTAATATCGGGAGTACGATGGAGATCGTTGGTCGGTCATTCAGCTTCATTGATCCACCGTTAGCGGATAGGTCCCACACAGCCTGGATATTTGATCACAAAACGAGTACTCTCTTTGCTGCGGATGGATTCGGGACGGAACATCACGAGGGACAATGCTCATTCACCTCGAAGGAATTCGAGAACGGAATACCAGAAGAGGAAATCTATCGGTTCCATCGCGATACCCTCGTCTGGCTTCGATATGTGGATCCAATCCAGTTGCGGTCGGCTCTCGAGTCGATTCTCGATGAATTCGAGGTCGAAAACATCTGTCCAGTCCATGGCAACCCGATTATCGGTACGGATATCGATAGATACCTCGATCGGCTTACGGGTGCAGCCGAGCGTATCAGCAGTGAATACGAAGTTGGGGCCTCTGATACAGCCCGCGACTAG